Proteins co-encoded in one Haloarcula pelagica genomic window:
- a CDS encoding RraA family protein, producing the protein MTDSDIVSEFEDLYTPAIADVLHEYGYEEQTIDPQITPLEDGMSILGTAFPIVGRPNRSVDADEVLERFLEMHEDVPEGGVMIYDTNDTTSAHLGELEVTSLQPEGVAGAVIDGGVRDTSVIRERGFPVFNRYTSPVDCIFRWELLDWNTEAVVGGVRVSPGDVVVGDGDGVVVVPEEVAADVAADAHEMASSEDAVRSALEDGVEATEAYEQHGTF; encoded by the coding sequence ATGACAGACTCAGACATCGTTTCGGAGTTCGAAGACCTGTACACGCCGGCGATCGCCGACGTGCTCCACGAGTACGGCTACGAGGAACAGACGATCGACCCACAGATCACCCCGCTCGAAGACGGCATGAGCATCCTCGGGACGGCCTTCCCCATCGTCGGGCGGCCCAACCGGAGCGTCGACGCCGACGAGGTGCTCGAACGCTTCCTCGAAATGCACGAGGATGTCCCCGAGGGCGGCGTGATGATCTACGACACCAACGACACGACATCGGCCCACCTGGGCGAACTGGAGGTCACCTCGCTCCAGCCCGAAGGCGTCGCCGGGGCCGTCATCGACGGCGGCGTCCGTGACACCAGCGTCATCCGCGAGCGCGGGTTCCCGGTGTTCAACCGGTACACGTCGCCGGTCGACTGTATCTTCCGCTGGGAGCTCCTCGACTGGAACACCGAGGCCGTCGTCGGCGGCGTCCGCGTGAGTCCGGGCGACGTGGTCGTCGGCGACGGGGACGGCGTCGTCGTCGTCCCCGAGGAAGTCGCGGCCGATGTCGCCGCCGACGCCCACGAGATGGCGTCCTCGGAGGACGCGGTCCGTTCCGCGCTCGAAGACGGCGTCGAGGCTACCGAGGCCTACGAGCAACACGGGACGTTCTGA
- a CDS encoding Rieske (2Fe-2S) protein — MSTETTDLGLDDDEHVVARTDELTEGERLIALLDGKEIGVFNIGGELHAYPNWCAHQGGPLCEGMLSGTVEGEFDRDELETELEWSREGEVLSCPWHGWEFDATTGECLVDDGCRLRSIPVRAEAGHVVVTL; from the coding sequence ATGAGCACCGAGACCACCGACCTGGGGCTCGACGACGACGAACACGTCGTCGCGCGCACCGACGAACTCACCGAGGGGGAACGCCTCATCGCCCTCCTCGACGGCAAGGAGATCGGCGTGTTCAACATCGGTGGCGAACTCCACGCCTACCCGAACTGGTGTGCCCACCAGGGGGGCCCGCTCTGTGAGGGGATGCTCAGCGGTACCGTCGAAGGCGAGTTCGACCGCGACGAACTGGAGACGGAACTGGAGTGGTCCCGCGAGGGCGAAGTCCTGAGCTGTCCCTGGCACGGCTGGGAGTTCGACGCGACCACCGGCGAGTGTCTCGTCGACGACGGCTGTCGGCTTCGGTCGATCCCCGTCCGTGCCGAGGCCGGCCACGTCGTCGTCACGCTGTAG
- a CDS encoding amidohydrolase family protein produces MAHQSDSLAERSDQARQNPLADQLADVPVIDMDVHTSFRHEAIQRDMLDHLDDPYRQEVEYYLQPDTSSYDGLYPTDNYNRDLNGKLPTELMQVTDPQEDIDDVLSNEFHVDYPIVNMLPELNMVRQTDKAVAFNRAANNVLIERFLDGQENFRGLASVVPHDPAASAEEIDRVAKEDQICGVFLNSTGVKTPLGDQRYDPIYRAAEDNDLPVVYHGAAAPGLALDFPIIQHEMQTYMANHALGHVYSQMLTLTSLFENGTPAKFPDLEFVFQEAGIAWLSLIFRLNREYKQRRSEVPLLEKTPEQYVRDQFYFATQPLDEPDDSTMMKQLIEMWGPDVLMFATDHPHFDIDNTEALLKYLGDFTEEERNKVLYKNSADVFDIDVEA; encoded by the coding sequence ATGGCGCACCAGTCCGACAGTCTCGCCGAACGCAGCGACCAGGCGCGACAGAACCCCCTCGCCGATCAGCTCGCCGACGTGCCGGTCATCGACATGGACGTTCACACGTCCTTCCGGCACGAGGCGATCCAGCGCGACATGCTGGACCACCTCGACGACCCGTATCGCCAGGAAGTGGAGTACTACCTCCAGCCAGACACCTCGTCGTACGACGGGCTCTACCCGACGGACAACTACAACCGGGATCTCAACGGGAAGCTACCGACCGAGTTGATGCAGGTGACCGATCCGCAGGAGGACATCGACGATGTCCTCTCGAACGAGTTCCACGTGGACTACCCCATCGTCAACATGCTCCCGGAACTCAACATGGTCCGCCAGACGGACAAGGCGGTCGCGTTCAACCGCGCCGCGAACAACGTCCTCATCGAGCGGTTCCTCGACGGGCAGGAGAACTTCCGCGGACTGGCGTCGGTCGTCCCGCACGATCCGGCGGCCTCCGCCGAAGAGATCGACCGTGTCGCGAAGGAAGACCAGATCTGTGGCGTGTTCCTCAACTCGACGGGCGTGAAGACGCCCCTCGGTGACCAGCGCTACGACCCGATCTACCGGGCCGCCGAGGACAACGACCTGCCGGTCGTCTACCACGGCGCGGCCGCTCCCGGACTGGCGCTCGACTTCCCGATCATCCAGCACGAGATGCAGACGTACATGGCGAACCACGCGCTGGGGCACGTCTACTCGCAGATGCTGACCCTCACGAGCCTCTTCGAGAACGGGACGCCGGCGAAGTTCCCCGACCTGGAGTTCGTCTTCCAGGAGGCCGGCATCGCCTGGCTCTCGCTCATCTTCCGGCTCAACCGGGAGTACAAGCAGCGCCGGAGCGAGGTCCCGCTGCTGGAGAAGACCCCGGAACAGTACGTCCGCGACCAGTTCTACTTCGCCACCCAGCCCCTCGACGAGCCCGACGACTCGACGATGATGAAACAGCTCATCGAGATGTGGGGACCGGACGTGCTCATGTTCGCGACGGACCACCCCCACTTCGACATCGACAACACCGAGGCCCTGCTGAAGTATCTGGGTGACTTCACCGAGGAGGAACGGAACAAGGTGTTGTACAAGAACTCCGCGGACGTGTTCGACATCGACGTGGAAGCATGA
- a CDS encoding IclR family transcriptional regulator: MTHDAKNPIQSDLTLVTILEAIEELGGGRIGRITETTGLTKSTVHNHLSTLRQEGYVVKDGEDYHLGLRFLQLGESARNYGPLFAFARSEVDAIAAETGELANLATRENGRGVYLYRTQGETEVQFSTDAGERHDLHCSATGKAMLAFAPQAVVDEVVRTHGLDPYTEHTITSREELESDLSSVREEQLALDLEEYEKGLRCIASPILNDDDHALGAVSLSGPAMKFTGEYFHEDLAEAVKSAANVISLNISRAEDTSY; the protein is encoded by the coding sequence ATGACACACGACGCGAAAAACCCGATCCAATCCGATCTCACGCTGGTGACGATCCTGGAGGCCATCGAGGAACTGGGGGGCGGGCGGATCGGTCGTATCACCGAGACGACGGGACTCACGAAGAGTACGGTCCACAACCACCTCAGCACGCTCCGCCAGGAGGGATACGTCGTCAAGGACGGCGAGGACTACCACCTGGGGCTTCGGTTCCTCCAGTTGGGCGAGTCGGCGCGCAACTACGGGCCGCTGTTCGCGTTCGCCCGATCCGAGGTCGACGCTATCGCCGCCGAAACCGGTGAACTCGCTAACCTCGCGACCCGGGAGAACGGACGGGGCGTCTATCTCTACCGCACGCAGGGCGAGACGGAAGTCCAGTTCTCGACCGACGCTGGCGAACGCCACGACCTTCACTGTTCGGCCACCGGGAAGGCGATGCTGGCGTTTGCGCCTCAGGCGGTCGTCGACGAAGTCGTACGTACGCACGGACTGGACCCCTACACTGAACACACGATCACGTCCCGCGAGGAACTCGAATCGGACCTCTCCTCGGTCCGGGAAGAGCAACTGGCACTCGACCTCGAAGAGTACGAGAAGGGCCTGCGCTGTATCGCCTCGCCGATCCTGAACGACGACGACCACGCCCTCGGGGCGGTCAGCCTCTCTGGCCCGGCGATGAAGTTCACGGGCGAGTACTTCCACGAGGACCTCGCGGAAGCGGTCAAGAGCGCGGCCAACGTCATCAGCCTCAACATCTCCCGGGCCGAGGACACGTCGTACTGA